In one window of Eleutherodactylus coqui strain aEleCoq1 chromosome 10, aEleCoq1.hap1, whole genome shotgun sequence DNA:
- the LOC136581058 gene encoding olfactory receptor 6C74-like: MEMFRNNVTIFIIQGITDDPQLQVIIFYLVLLIYLTTLTGNMTFLLLVCFDHHLHTPMYIFLGNLSIVDVLCSTITQQNVLLSFIMKDKSISYIACMAQMYMFGSLTGHELLILTAMSYDRYVAICRPLLYHNIMNKRTCVLLNCACWTWGFLQVMPPLGVFYTFTCYSSMVINHFFCDILPLMKISCNDTSLLHTLFFMECSVVMLCIPLILTIISYIFIIQDILNIRSSTGKRKAFYTCSSHLTVVLLLYTTLFSQYLAPDLKDSTKLSALFNTAAVPLLNPLIYSLKNKDVKAALRRNLVLLK, encoded by the coding sequence ATGGAGATGTTTAGGAACAATGTCACAATTTTTATCATACAAGGAATCACAGATGATCCACAGCTTCAGGTTATTATCTTCTACCTAGTTCTTCTCATTTATCTCACCACTCTCACTGGTAACATGACCTTCCTTTTACTTGTTTGCTTTGATCATCATCTCCACACGCCCATGTACATTTTTCTAGGTAACTTGTCCATTGTAGATGTGTTATGCTCCACCATCACTCAGCAGAATGTTCTTTTAAGCTTCATCATGAAAGATAAGTCAATTTCCTATATTGCATGCATGGCTCAGATGTATATGTTTGGATCACTAACTGGCCATGAGTTATTGATATTGACAGCTATGAGTTATGATCGCTATGTTGCCATCTGTAGACCACTCCTTTATCACAACATCATGAATAAGAGAACATGTGTTCTTCTGAACTGTGCCTGTTGGACATGGGGATTTTTACAAGTCATGCCACCACTTGGGGTATTCTACACATTTACTTGCTACTCATCCATGGTGATCAACCACTTCTTCTGTGACATCCTTCCATTGATGAAAATATCCTGTAATGACACTTCATTACTACACACCCTCTTTTTTATGGAGTGTTCTGTTGTTATGCTGTGTATCCCACTCATTCTAACCATCATTTCCTACATTTTCATCATTCAAGATATACTGAATATTCGTTCTAGCACTGGAAAACGTAAAGCCTTCTACACATGTTCCTCACACCTCACAGTGGTTCTATTGCTCTATACTACCCTTTTTAGCCAGTATCTGGCACCAGACCTGAAGGACTCCACAAAACTGTCTGCACTGTTTAACACAGCTGCTGTCCCTCTGCTAAACCCATTGATTTACAGTTTAAAGAATAAAGATGTAAAAGCAGCTCTCAGGCGGAATTTAGTGTTGTTGAAATAA
- the LOC136581059 gene encoding olfactory receptor 8B3-like: MEMFRNNATIFIIRGITDDPQLQVIIFYLVLLIYLTTLTGNMTFLLLVCFDHHLHTPMYIFLGNLSIVDMLCSTTTQQNVLLSFVMKDKSISYIACMAQMYMFGSLTGHELLILTAMSYDRYVAICRPLLYHNIMNKRTCVLLNCACWTWGFLQVMPPLGVFYTFTCYSSMVINHFFCDILPLMKICCNDTSLLHTFFFIECSVVILSIPLILTIISYIFIIHNILNIRSSTGKRKAFYTCSSHLTVVILLYTTLFSQYLAPDLKDSTKLSALFNTAAVPLLNPLIYSLKNKDVKAALRRNLVLLK, translated from the coding sequence ATGGAGATGTTTAGGAACAATGCCACAATTTTTATCATACGAGGAATCACAGATGATCCACAGCTTCAGGTTATTATCTTCTACCTAGTTCTTCTCATTTATCTCACCACTCTCACTGGTAACATGACCTTCCTTTTACTTGTTTGCTTTGATCATCATCTCCACACTCCCATGTACATTTTTCTAGGTAACTTGTCCATTGTAGATATGTTATGCTCCACCACCACTCAGCAGAATGTTCTTTTAAGCTTCGTCATGAAAGATAAGTCGATTTCCTATATTGCATGCATGGCTCAGATGTATATGTTTGGATCACTAACTGGCCATGAGTTATTGATATTGACAGCTATGAGTTATGATCGCTATGTTGCCATCTGTAGACCACTCCTTTATCACAACATCATGAATAAGAGAACATGTGTTCTTCTGAACTGTGCCTGTTGGACATGGGGATTTTTACAAGTCATGCCACCACTTGGGGTATTCTACACATTTACTTGCTACTCATCCATGGTGATCAACCACTTCTTCTGCGACATCCTTCCATTGATGAAAATATGCTGTAATGACACTTCATTACTACACACCTTCTTTTTTATTGAGTGTTCAGTTGTTATACTGTCTATCCCACTCATTCTAACCATCATTTCCTACATTTTTATCATACATAATATACTGAATATTCGTTCTAGCACTGGAAAACGTAAAGCCTTCTACACATGTTCCTCACACCTCACAGTGGTTATATTGCTCTATACTACTCTTTTTAGCCAGTATCTGGCACCAGACCTGAAGGACTCCACAAAACTGTCTGCACTGTTTAACACAGCCGCTGTTCCTCTGCTAAACCCATTGATTTACAGTTTAAAGAATAAAGATGTAAAAGCAGCTCTCAGGAGGAATTTAGTGTTGTTGAAATAA